A part of Mycolicibacterium sp. TUM20985 genomic DNA contains:
- a CDS encoding SGNH/GDSL hydrolase family protein produces the protein MTSTNTRQRLSISAAVAGLVIQLVAPGVAAADPLPSCSDQGWLGVWAAAPSDASGGTDDMDRYDMSMNPKSVVRDETIRAILTPTFGGTTARVRLSNRFGTVPVTFAHAAVARRASGPALVPDTTAPLTFAGDRSVTVAPGQDVLSDPVEFAVQAFESLAVSLHVAGDVGKPTEHDVARQTSYLTPEGTGDHTSDVDGDAFTQRTTSRPFVSGVEVLAPLSDSAVAALGDSITDGYQAVPAGAPETLEGIDADGRWPDDLARRLAAADRPLSVLNLGIAGNRVLQDSAVGGQPDVQGAAVIRRLDADVLTQSGVTTVIWLEGINDLLMSPNATVEQLTGGYRDVIDRLHSQGLRVLQGTLTPAGGSSAAPPGSDAVRQAVNSWIRQESPADGVVDFDAAVRDPADPSRINPAYDGSDGLHFNLAGYQAMADAVPLEMLTDRACS, from the coding sequence ATGACCTCCACCAATACCCGCCAGCGTCTTTCGATCTCGGCCGCGGTGGCCGGGCTGGTCATCCAACTCGTCGCGCCCGGCGTGGCTGCGGCCGATCCACTGCCCAGCTGTTCGGATCAGGGCTGGCTCGGGGTGTGGGCGGCCGCGCCGTCGGATGCCTCTGGCGGCACCGACGACATGGATCGGTACGACATGTCGATGAACCCTAAGTCGGTGGTGCGGGACGAGACCATCCGGGCGATCCTGACGCCGACGTTCGGTGGCACCACCGCGCGAGTCCGGTTGTCGAACCGATTCGGCACCGTCCCAGTGACATTCGCGCACGCGGCCGTCGCGCGCCGTGCATCCGGGCCGGCGTTGGTTCCGGACACCACTGCACCGCTGACCTTCGCCGGGGACCGGAGCGTCACAGTGGCCCCCGGTCAGGACGTGCTGAGCGACCCCGTCGAATTCGCCGTCCAGGCATTCGAGTCGCTGGCCGTGAGCCTGCACGTGGCCGGCGACGTCGGTAAGCCGACCGAGCATGACGTCGCGCGGCAGACGTCCTACCTCACGCCCGAGGGCACTGGTGACCACACCAGCGACGTCGATGGGGACGCGTTCACCCAACGCACCACCAGCCGCCCCTTCGTCAGCGGCGTCGAGGTGCTGGCGCCACTGTCGGACAGTGCTGTTGCGGCACTCGGTGACTCGATCACCGACGGCTACCAAGCGGTGCCAGCAGGGGCACCCGAGACACTGGAGGGTATCGATGCGGACGGGCGCTGGCCAGACGACCTCGCCCGCCGGCTTGCCGCCGCGGACCGCCCACTGTCGGTGCTCAACCTCGGTATCGCAGGCAACCGCGTGCTGCAGGATTCGGCAGTCGGTGGCCAACCGGATGTCCAGGGAGCGGCGGTGATCCGTCGGCTCGACGCCGACGTGTTGACCCAGTCGGGCGTGACGACGGTGATTTGGCTCGAGGGCATCAATGACTTGCTGATGTCCCCCAACGCCACCGTCGAGCAGCTGACCGGCGGGTACCGAGACGTGATCGACCGCCTGCACTCGCAGGGTCTGCGAGTGCTGCAGGGCACGCTCACCCCGGCCGGTGGTAGTTCCGCCGCCCCGCCGGGTAGCGACGCCGTGCGCCAGGCCGTCAACTCCTGGATCCGGCAGGAAAGCCCAGCGGACGGAGTGGTCGACTTCGACGCCGCTGTCCGCGACCCCGCCGACCCGTCGCGGATCAATCCGGCCTACGACGGTTCCGACGGCCTGCACTTCAACCTCGCCGGCTACCAGGCGATGGCTGACGCGGTTCCGCTGGAGATGCTCACCGACCGCGCGTGCTCCTGA
- a CDS encoding sigma-70 family RNA polymerase sigma factor — MVSDDQLREGFQAERPRLERIAARILGDAHAAEDIVQQAWLRLHATDEPIDNLAGWLTTVTSRLCLDRLRVRTPEPMDSIEVEATAPDPADDVVLADTVGIALQVVLDRLTPAERVAFVLHDSFAVDFDLIAAMLDTTPVAARKLASRARAKVRPAAPEDALADWEIVDAFMAAAREGDFARLLELLAPDVVVSADAAAGALGTPTHMRGSDEVATFFNGAAAAAFPVFVDDRPGAAWINRGEVKVAFDFTVENGQVRRLHFRADDDVLAGVRRREGGSARQ, encoded by the coding sequence ATGGTGAGCGACGACCAGCTGCGCGAGGGCTTCCAGGCCGAGCGGCCTCGTCTGGAGCGCATCGCTGCGCGAATCTTGGGCGACGCCCACGCGGCCGAAGACATCGTGCAGCAGGCGTGGCTGAGGCTGCACGCCACCGACGAGCCCATCGACAACCTGGCGGGCTGGCTCACGACGGTGACGTCACGGTTGTGCCTGGACCGGCTGCGGGTGCGTACCCCGGAGCCGATGGATTCGATCGAGGTCGAGGCGACGGCACCCGACCCGGCCGACGACGTGGTGCTCGCCGACACCGTTGGCATCGCGCTGCAGGTGGTGCTCGACCGACTCACGCCCGCCGAGCGGGTGGCGTTCGTGCTGCACGATAGCTTCGCCGTCGACTTCGATCTGATTGCCGCGATGCTCGATACGACTCCGGTCGCCGCGCGCAAGCTGGCGTCTCGGGCGCGCGCCAAGGTGCGCCCCGCCGCGCCCGAAGATGCTCTCGCCGACTGGGAGATCGTGGACGCCTTCATGGCCGCGGCCCGCGAAGGCGACTTCGCCCGGCTGCTGGAACTGCTGGCTCCCGACGTGGTGGTGTCCGCCGACGCGGCCGCCGGTGCGCTCGGCACGCCGACGCACATGCGGGGCTCCGATGAGGTAGCCACCTTCTTCAACGGCGCTGCGGCGGCTGCCTTTCCGGTGTTCGTCGATGATCGCCCCGGGGCGGCGTGGATCAATCGCGGCGAGGTGAAGGTCGCCTTCGACTTCACCGTCGAGAACGGTCAGGTGCGGCGGCTCCACTTTCGCGCCGACGACGACGTGCTGGCCGGCGTACGACGGCGCGAGGGCGGGAGTGCGCGACAGTGA